In the genome of Leeuwenhoekiella sp. MAR_2009_132, one region contains:
- a CDS encoding sodium:solute symporter family protein, with product MNSIDVLIIVVYLLATIGIGVWVAKKASKGLDSYFLGGKSIKWYYLGLSNGSGMFDVSGTAWMVGILFLYGVKSFMFMWMWPIFNQIFVMMFLAVWIRRSGVMTGSEWILSRFGDDKAGRASHLIVAIFAVVASVGFIAYFFEGVGKFMTVILPWDVSLVIAEMQLLNSEQVYALVLIFLTTIYTIKGGMFSVVSTEVLQFGIMVLAGVLVAGYTFYAFTDAQVTALIPAEWSNVAFGSELTGFWAGDFESFNALIDSQGYKMFGAFVGMSLFKGIFASIAGPTPSYDMQRILSTRTVKDAAYMSGFTNLVLFIPRYLMIAAIVLLGLVFIAPELAARGGISGNDLEVILPQVINNHVPVGIKGLMLAGLLAAFMSTFSAFVNAGPAYIVNDIYKKYFKPEASDNHYVKASHIASFAVVILGVIMGFFADSINSITLWITSALYGGYVAANFLKWIWWRFNGWGYFWGMLTGLIVATLQYIIDQGASGYEEGSLLYQYAQIPAIYLFPVIFGFSLLGSFLGTYFTPPTAIATLKSFYTSVHPWGWWKPVREQLTETEQVGKNKDFGIDMLNCAVGIIWQSSMILLPIFLVVRDYNKTAISLLIFGITTLILKFTWLDKVKKLD from the coding sequence ATGAACAGTATAGATGTACTAATTATTGTGGTTTATTTGCTGGCTACCATCGGTATAGGTGTGTGGGTGGCTAAGAAAGCTTCAAAAGGGTTAGACTCCTATTTCTTAGGGGGTAAAAGTATAAAATGGTACTATCTCGGGCTTAGTAATGGTTCTGGGATGTTTGATGTTTCGGGAACTGCCTGGATGGTGGGAATCTTGTTTTTATATGGCGTAAAAAGCTTCATGTTTATGTGGATGTGGCCCATATTTAATCAGATTTTTGTGATGATGTTTCTGGCCGTATGGATTAGAAGATCGGGCGTGATGACCGGTTCTGAATGGATTCTTTCTCGTTTTGGTGATGATAAAGCAGGCCGTGCCTCGCATCTTATTGTAGCCATATTTGCAGTAGTGGCTTCGGTAGGTTTTATCGCTTATTTCTTTGAAGGAGTAGGTAAATTTATGACCGTGATTCTCCCCTGGGATGTGAGTCTGGTGATCGCAGAAATGCAGCTTTTAAATTCCGAACAGGTATATGCGCTCGTGCTTATTTTCTTAACTACCATTTATACGATTAAAGGCGGAATGTTCTCTGTGGTTTCTACTGAAGTATTGCAGTTTGGTATTATGGTATTGGCAGGTGTTCTGGTAGCAGGATATACTTTTTATGCATTTACAGATGCGCAGGTAACTGCGCTTATTCCTGCAGAATGGTCTAATGTGGCATTTGGTAGTGAGCTCACCGGTTTTTGGGCGGGTGACTTTGAAAGTTTTAATGCACTAATAGATTCACAAGGCTATAAGATGTTTGGAGCCTTTGTGGGAATGAGTTTGTTTAAAGGAATTTTTGCAAGTATTGCAGGGCCTACACCCAGTTATGACATGCAGCGTATTTTATCAACCCGTACGGTAAAAGATGCTGCCTATATGAGCGGATTTACAAATCTAGTACTGTTTATTCCCAGGTATTTAATGATTGCGGCAATTGTATTATTAGGTCTTGTATTTATTGCTCCAGAACTTGCTGCGCGAGGTGGTATTAGTGGTAATGATCTTGAAGTAATCTTACCGCAGGTTATTAATAATCACGTTCCCGTAGGAATTAAAGGATTAATGCTCGCAGGGCTACTTGCTGCATTTATGTCAACGTTTTCAGCATTTGTAAATGCAGGACCCGCCTACATCGTAAATGATATTTATAAAAAATACTTTAAACCAGAAGCTTCAGATAATCATTATGTAAAAGCGAGTCATATCGCCTCTTTCGCAGTGGTGATTCTTGGTGTTATAATGGGCTTTTTTGCAGATTCTATAAACTCAATCACCTTATGGATTACGAGTGCACTTTATGGAGGTTATGTAGCCGCCAATTTCTTAAAGTGGATCTGGTGGCGTTTTAACGGTTGGGGATATTTCTGGGGAATGCTTACAGGACTAATTGTAGCTACTTTACAATATATTATAGATCAGGGAGCGTCGGGATATGAAGAAGGTTCACTATTGTATCAATATGCACAAATTCCTGCTATATACTTATTCCCGGTAATATTTGGATTTTCACTTTTAGGTTCATTTTTAGGAACTTATTTTACACCACCTACGGCTATTGCAACTCTTAAAAGTTTTTATACATCGGTGCATCCCTGGGGCTGGTGGAAACCGGTACGGGAACAACTTACCGAAACCGAACAGGTAGGTAAGAATAAGGATTTTGGTATAGATATGCTCAACTGTGCAGTAGGTATAATATGGCAGTCGAGTATGATTTTACTGCCTATTTTTCTTGTAGTAAGAGATTATAATAAAACAGCGATAAGCCTTTTAATATTTGGAATCACGACACTAATATTAAAATTTACCTGGCTCGATAAGGTCAAAAAATTAGATTAA